One window of the Stegostoma tigrinum isolate sSteTig4 chromosome 16, sSteTig4.hap1, whole genome shotgun sequence genome contains the following:
- the LOC125459611 gene encoding cytochrome b-245 light chain codes for MGQIEWAMWANEQALASGLILLIGGVVGVAGQFRDWQFAAYGIAAGVFVMLLEYPRGKRRKGTTMERPGQRFFAAIVKLFGPLTRNYYVRAILHACLAVPGGFILPTVLGTVNLGIASLIYLLAAFRKEEWRPIQALQSQKGHVGKSIHQPPTNPPPRPPAEHRRKPVDDTRAVEVTARPVTFDSN; via the exons ATGGGCCAGATCGAGTGGGCGATGTGGGCAAATGAGCAAGCTCTGGCGTCGGGGCTCA TTCTGCTTATTGGAGGCGTGGTTGGAGTGGCTGGACAATTCCGAGATTGGCAATTTGCTGCTTATGGCAT TGCTGCAGGTGTCTTTGTGATGTTGTTGGAATATCCCAGAGGGAAAAGGCGAAAGGGAACAACAATGGAGAGACC GGGTCAGCGCTTTTTTGCAGCCATTGTGAAATTGTTTGGACCTTTAACGCGAAATTACTATGTCCGTGCTATTCTACATGCATG CCTTGCAGTACCTGGAGGCTTTATATTGCCCACAGTCCTGGGCACTGTCAACCTTGGCATTGCCAGTCTCATCTACCTACTT GCTGCCTTCCGAAAAGAGGAGTGGAGACCCATACAGGCGTTGCAGTCTCAGAAAGGACATGTTGGAAAAAGTATCCATCAGCCACCCACAAATCCCCCACCAAGGCCTCCTGCTGAACATCGAAGGAAACCAGTGGATGATACAAGAGCAGTTGAAGTCACTGCCAGACCAGTTACTTTTGACTCAAACTGA